One genomic segment of Flavobacteriaceae bacterium includes these proteins:
- a CDS encoding DDE transposase, which yields MSGFDSWNQKPHCEDYLIYPKNIGEYLSLDEVSLSKGELYTYLTNKNGRSKQGTLVACVKGIKSDDIITAIERIPLEQRKQVKEVTLDMANNMNLTAKICFPNAKIVTDRFHVVKLVTEALQHVRVQHRWKAIEDENKAIEAAKKARKKHKPIVLSNGDTKKQLLARSRYILAKKTNDWTPNQKQRAELLCNLYPNIQQAYKHTLEFRSIYQEKCKVKAKQRFEHWFEDTEKLEFKNFNTAMNSIKHHFNTILNFFDNRNTNANAESFNSKIKLFRANLDLLHLE from the coding sequence ATAAGTGGGTTTGATAGTTGGAATCAAAAGCCCCATTGTGAAGATTATCTTATTTATCCGAAGAATATAGGAGAGTATTTAAGTCTTGATGAAGTAAGTCTATCTAAAGGTGAACTTTATACCTATTTGACCAACAAGAACGGACGAAGTAAACAAGGAACTTTAGTGGCTTGTGTAAAAGGAATTAAAAGTGATGATATTATTACTGCTATTGAAAGAATACCCTTAGAACAACGCAAACAAGTCAAAGAAGTAACTTTAGATATGGCAAATAATATGAATTTAACAGCTAAGATTTGTTTTCCAAATGCTAAAATTGTTACCGATAGATTTCATGTGGTAAAACTGGTAACAGAAGCTTTACAGCATGTTAGAGTACAGCATCGGTGGAAAGCAATAGAAGATGAAAACAAAGCGATTGAAGCTGCTAAAAAAGCAAGGAAGAAACACAAACCCATAGTGCTATCTAATGGTGATACAAAAAAGCAACTTTTGGCTAGAAGTAGATATATTTTAGCTAAAAAGACAAACGATTGGACACCTAATCAAAAACAAAGAGCAGAATTATTATGTAATCTTTATCCAAACATCCAACAAGCCTATAAACACACTTTAGAATTTAGAAGCATTTATCAAGAAAAATGTAAAGTAAAAGCCAAACAACGATTTGAACATTGGTTTGAGGATACAGAAAAATTGGAATTTAAAAATTTCAATACAGCAATGAACAGTATTAAACATCATTTTAATACCATCTTAAACTTTTTTGACAATAGGAATACAAATGCAAATGCAGAGTCTTTTAATTCAAAAATAAAACTCTTTAGAGCCAATCTGGACTTGCTACATTTAGAGTGA
- a CDS encoding IS3 family transposase, whose amino-acid sequence MNKSSKQRKEQVDKASKLSIVKQCDLLQIHRSSVYYIPKGESSLNLEIMRLIDEEHLLHPWLGVPRITTWLNMDKGYKINKKRIERLYRLMGLSAVGPNPNTSKRGKGLCIESISTC is encoded by the coding sequence ATGAATAAGAGTTCAAAACAGCGTAAAGAACAGGTTGACAAGGCAAGTAAGCTGTCTATTGTAAAGCAATGTGATTTATTACAAATTCATCGTAGTAGTGTGTATTACATTCCAAAGGGAGAGAGTTCATTGAATCTGGAGATCATGAGATTGATAGATGAGGAGCATCTGCTTCACCCATGGCTTGGAGTTCCTCGTATAACTACTTGGCTCAATATGGATAAGGGTTATAAGATCAACAAAAAGCGCATAGAACGCCTTTACAGACTCATGGGGTTGTCTGCCGTTGGCCCCAATCCTAATACTTCCAAAAGAGGTAAAGGGCTTTGCATAGAATCTATAAGTACCTGTTGA
- a CDS encoding DUF4357 domain-containing protein, which yields MFHHAREINNYNTEENEQNPKQLKLQRHSIDTLHDFFNDIKFITEFTGFTIFKSNSNTNNAYEIFYTKGRKSDAQGFYNENGFTVLKGSIIAATVVQSFGWEDKRNHFIEEYTETVQGSITLKTDYTFKSPSTAADFCIGSSNNGWLVWKNYNSPH from the coding sequence ATCTTTCATCACGCAAGAGAAATAAACAATTACAATACGGAAGAAAATGAACAAAACCCTAAACAACTTAAACTACAACGCCACTCAATAGATACCTTACATGATTTCTTTAATGATATTAAGTTTATTACAGAATTTACAGGTTTTACCATTTTTAAATCCAATAGTAATACCAACAATGCTTACGAAATATTCTACACAAAGGGGCGAAAATCAGATGCACAAGGCTTTTATAATGAAAATGGGTTTACAGTCTTAAAAGGAAGTATAATTGCCGCTACTGTTGTCCAATCTTTTGGTTGGGAAGATAAACGCAATCACTTCATTGAAGAATATACAGAAACCGTACAAGGTAGTATTACCCTCAAAACAGACTATACGTTTAAAAGTCCCAGTACTGCTGCCGATTTTTGCATAGGAAGCAGTAATAATGGTTGGTTGGTTTGGAAAAACTATAATTCCCCCCATTGA
- a CDS encoding DUF2589 domain-containing protein, producing the protein MAEQFNGLPMKDLIGGPLMAAADANNAMAITQTKFLLDTCFQKTGTAEGKDENYTPILIKMSLTRGVLGVNDSGEPTYEEVSTTFNLPILTILPLNSLAVDNVDIAFHMEVKSSYGEETSKEEADKFSGEGSFSAKIGYGVFSAEVKGSVSYSSDSTFSENSHYEKSNSAEYDVKVHAGQIPLPDGVKTIIDVFANSIDPIEMPK; encoded by the coding sequence ATGGCAGAGCAATTTAACGGGCTGCCAATGAAAGACCTGATTGGAGGTCCCTTGATGGCAGCAGCAGACGCAAACAATGCTATGGCAATTACACAAACCAAATTTCTTTTGGATACTTGTTTTCAAAAAACAGGTACGGCTGAAGGAAAAGATGAAAACTATACCCCTATTCTCATTAAGATGAGTTTAACCAGAGGGGTTTTAGGTGTAAATGACAGTGGCGAACCTACTTATGAAGAAGTAAGTACCACATTCAACCTACCCATATTAACTATTTTACCTTTAAATTCTTTAGCTGTGGATAATGTGGACATTGCATTTCATATGGAAGTAAAATCTTCTTACGGAGAGGAAACTTCCAAAGAAGAAGCTGATAAATTTTCCGGAGAGGGAAGTTTTTCCGCAAAAATCGGTTACGGAGTTTTTAGTGCGGAAGTAAAAGGAAGTGTTTCGTATTCTTCGGATTCTACTTTTAGTGAAAATTCTCATTATGAAAAAAGTAATTCCGCAGAGTATGATGTAAAAGTACATGCCGGACAAATACCGCTTCCGGATGGTGTAAAAACCATTATAGATGTATTTGCCAACTCAATAGATCCTATTGAAATGCCTAAATAG
- a CDS encoding IS3 family transposase gives MSKLKIRHSNQVWAMDITYIPVQGGYLYLCAIIDLYSRYVVGWSLSNTMTSNRCRETLQEAIEKHGKPEILNTDKGSQFTAYEFCDWVTHPDRAIKLSMDGKGRAIDNIFIERLWRSVKYEHVYLFPASDGRECYRGLKEYFEYYNTQRRHQSIGNQHPQTIYQQTLKIAA, from the coding sequence TTGAGTAAGTTAAAGATTAGACATTCCAATCAAGTGTGGGCAATGGATATTACCTACATTCCAGTTCAGGGAGGGTATTTGTATTTATGTGCTATTATAGACCTTTACAGTCGTTATGTAGTGGGTTGGTCATTATCCAACACGATGACAAGTAACCGGTGCAGAGAAACCTTACAAGAGGCTATTGAAAAACATGGAAAACCAGAGATTCTCAATACAGATAAGGGGAGTCAGTTTACTGCCTATGAGTTCTGCGATTGGGTAACTCATCCTGATAGAGCCATCAAGCTCAGTATGGATGGTAAAGGAAGAGCTATTGATAATATTTTCATTGAACGATTATGGCGTAGTGTCAAATACGAACATGTATATTTGTTTCCAGCTAGTGACGGTAGAGAATGTTATAGAGGTTTAAAGGAGTATTTCGAGTATTACAATACACAAAGAAGGCATCAAAGTATCGGTAATCAACATCCTCAAACCATTTATCAACAAACCCTAAAAATAGCAGCATGA
- a CDS encoding IS3 family transposase (programmed frameshift), which yields MKRRKYSKEFKIKAVELSNVRGNTKQIAMELGISADLIYRWRRELEQRPDLAFSGNGVKQLTEDQKELERLRKQLKDVTMERDNLKKGREHLLQERSEVLKFIKDYSREYPVGKMCKIFKISRNSYYRSKNYVPSDRDGKNRMLLSEIHRICERSKSTYGSPRITEELKAKGFKVSRSRVARLMKKHGIKAVRKKKFVVTTDSKHQYPVADNVLDRDFRATAAAQKWVSDITYLKTAQGWLYLTVIIDLFDRKVIGWSLSNGLKARQTIIAAWRMAVNNRMPCEGMIFHSDRGVQYASHAFVNILKSYHVTPSMSRKGNCWDNAVAESFFKTIKTELMIDNKFISNKSLQIKVFEYIETWYNRYRRHSALGYKNIIEFEKLYQIKNVA from the exons ATGAAACGAAGAAAATACAGTAAAGAGTTTAAAATTAAAGCAGTAGAATTAAGCAATGTACGAGGTAACACAAAGCAGATTGCCATGGAATTGGGAATCAGTGCAGATCTTATTTACAGATGGCGTAGAGAATTAGAACAGCGTCCTGATTTAGCTTTTAGCGGTAATGGCGTCAAACAACTCACAGAAGATCAGAAAGAGTTAGAGCGATTACGTAAACAGCTCAAGGATGTTACCATGGAGCGGGATA ATCTTAAAAAAGGCCGTGAGCATCTTCTCCAAGAGCGATCGGAAGTATTGAAATTTATCAAAGATTACAGTAGAGAATATCCGGTTGGGAAGATGTGTAAAATTTTTAAAATTAGTAGAAACAGTTATTACAGGAGTAAGAATTATGTTCCATCAGATAGAGATGGAAAAAATCGTATGCTACTCTCTGAGATTCACCGTATCTGTGAGCGAAGTAAATCTACTTATGGAAGTCCTAGAATTACAGAGGAACTCAAAGCTAAAGGGTTTAAAGTATCTAGGTCTAGGGTAGCACGATTGATGAAAAAACACGGGATTAAAGCAGTTCGTAAAAAGAAATTTGTTGTCACGACAGATTCTAAGCATCAATATCCGGTAGCTGATAATGTATTGGATAGAGATTTTAGAGCTACCGCTGCTGCACAGAAATGGGTTTCTGATATTACCTATTTAAAGACTGCACAAGGATGGCTGTACTTAACGGTAATTATTGACCTGTTTGATCGTAAAGTCATTGGTTGGTCTTTGAGCAATGGACTCAAAGCAAGACAAACTATCATTGCTGCATGGAGAATGGCTGTAAACAACAGAATGCCTTGTGAAGGTATGATTTTTCATTCTGATCGAGGTGTACAATACGCATCTCATGCGTTTGTTAATATCCTTAAAAGTTATCATGTAACACCCAGTATGAGTAGAAAAGGAAACTGTTGGGATAATGCAGTAGCTGAATCTTTTTTTAAAACAATCAAAACAGAACTAATGATAGACAATAAGTTTATATCCAACAAAAGTCTTCAAATTAAAGTCTTTGAATACATAGAAACTTGGTACAACAGATACAGAAGACATTCTGCTCTTGGTTACAAAAATATCATCGAATTTGAAAAATTATATCAAATCAAAAATGTAGCTTAA